Proteins encoded in a region of the Mixophyes fleayi isolate aMixFle1 chromosome 5, aMixFle1.hap1, whole genome shotgun sequence genome:
- the LOC142159415 gene encoding uncharacterized protein LOC142159415: MSEQMEGTHMWDPPGSDDDEDCQIPYTEAFGPMNGTEDGNTLYIQQCGVLLDCHDDDDDISQSAPGEESEESFFESEKKDSPPCSVPVRPGPSSKGPSKLSNIIAHLQNLASERESSRRESEMEEDVGFQMAESSYAFANEEIPFEGHGENLASPRGRSHSSDQRLKAFKAIKILQDTDSKEKKYICVECGKTSRYKSAYLRHKRTHTGEKPFSCTDCGKCFRRSSQLVTHRRIHTGEKPYTCLRCGKSFSCNSTLVTHQRTHTGEKPYTCIECGKGFIHSSDYNRHHRVHRGEKRYTCKDCGKSFSQSSYLVIHQRIHTGEKPFVCNECGKCFSRNSSLVTHQRVHTGERPYTCAECGKSFRQSSHLLIHQRTHTPDSHLALRAMM; encoded by the exons ATGAGTGAGCAGATGGAAGGAACACACATGTGGGATCCTCCAGGCTCCGATGACGACGAAGATTGTCAAATACCTTATACAG AGGCTTTTGGCCCGATGAATGGCACTGAAGATGGGAACACTTTATACATACAGCAGTGTGGGGTCTTATTAGactgtcatgatgatgatgatgacatttccCAATCTGCTCCAGGCGAGGAGAGTGAGGAAAGTTTTTTTGAGTCCGAGAAGAAAGACAGCCCACCCTGCAGCGTACCTGTGAGGCCCGGCCCCAGCAGTAAGGGTCCAAGCAAGCTCTCCAACATCATTGCTCATCTCCAGAATCTGGCCAGTGAGCGGGAGTCTTCTCGCAGAGAGTCAGAGATGGAAGAAGACGTAGGATTTCAGATGGCGGAGAGCTCTTACGCATTTGCTAACGAGGAAATTCCCTTTGAAGGTCATGGAGAGAATTTGGCCTCGCCTAGAGGCCGCTCTCACTCCTCAGACCAGCGCTTAAAGGCATTTAAGGCCATTAAAATCTTGCAGGACACTGACTCAAAAGAGAAAAAGTATATTTGTGTTGAGTGTGGGAAAACCAGCCGGTATAAATCAGCATATCTGCGGCACAAGAGGACCCACACGGGGGAGAAGCCCTTCAGCTGTACAGATTGTGGAAAGTGCTTTCGAAGAAGCTCCCAATTGGTGACACATCGGAGAATTCACACCGGGGAGAAGCCCTACACTTGCCTACGCTGTGGTAAGAGCTTCAGCTGCAATTCCACCCTGGTCACCCACCAGAGGACCCATACTGGGGAGAAACCCTACACCTGCATTGAGTGTGGTAAAGGCTTTATCCACAGCTCTGATTATAACCGTCACCACAGAGTCCACCGTGGAGAGAAACGCTACACCTGCAAGGATTGCGGCAAGAGTTTCAGCCAGAGCTCTTACCTGGTCATCCATCAGCGGATCCACACGGGCGAGAAACCATTTGTGTGTAACGAATGTGGGAAGTGTTTCAGCCGCAACTCCTCGCTGGTGACACATCAGAGGGTGCACACGGGCGAGCGGCCCTATACCTGCGCTGAATGTGGAAAGAGCTTCCGCCAAAGTTCCCACCTCCTTATCCACCAGAGGACCCACACTCCGGACAGTCACCTAGCACTACGCGCCATGATGTGA